From Chryseobacterium gallinarum, one genomic window encodes:
- the mnmA gene encoding tRNA 2-thiouridine(34) synthase MnmA yields MKIVVGLSGGVDSSVAAYLLQQQGHDVVALFMRNWNDASVTLEDECPWIEDSNDALMVAQKLGIPFQVIDMSELYKERIVDYMFAEYEKGRTPNPDVLCNREVKFDVFMKTAMSLGADKVATGHYARVNSTFDESGKEIFHLLAGKDNNKDQSYFLCQLSQDQLSKALFPIGELTKPQVREIAKEIGLVTADKKDSQGLCFIGKVSLPQFLQQQLKPNEGEIVEIFKDSPLFSEEKPGFTSKEEELKFLSAKIQYKKTDGKVIGKHQGAQFFTIGQSKGLGIGGHKESCFIISRDMENNILFVGEGSHFPGLYKKALKIDNSELHWVREDMRLKSGESMDVMARFRYRQPLQKAKLYQFEDAFYVEFDEPQSAIAEGQFASWYIGEELIGSGVIS; encoded by the coding sequence ATGAAAATAGTAGTAGGCCTCTCCGGAGGTGTAGACTCAAGTGTTGCAGCTTATTTGCTGCAGCAACAAGGCCATGACGTAGTGGCTTTATTTATGAGAAACTGGAATGATGCATCGGTCACTTTAGAGGATGAATGTCCCTGGATTGAAGACAGCAATGATGCACTGATGGTTGCCCAGAAGCTGGGTATTCCGTTTCAGGTGATTGATATGAGCGAGCTTTACAAAGAAAGAATCGTTGATTATATGTTCGCCGAATACGAGAAAGGAAGAACACCGAATCCTGATGTATTATGCAACAGAGAGGTAAAATTCGATGTTTTTATGAAGACAGCTATGTCTTTAGGTGCTGATAAAGTTGCCACAGGCCATTATGCAAGAGTCAATTCTACTTTTGATGAAAGCGGAAAAGAAATTTTTCATCTTTTGGCGGGAAAAGACAATAACAAAGACCAGTCTTATTTTCTTTGCCAGCTGAGTCAGGACCAGCTTTCAAAAGCATTATTTCCTATCGGAGAGCTTACAAAGCCTCAGGTAAGGGAGATTGCTAAAGAAATAGGATTGGTAACCGCCGATAAAAAAGATTCACAGGGGCTATGTTTTATCGGAAAGGTAAGCCTGCCTCAGTTTTTACAACAGCAATTGAAACCTAATGAGGGTGAAATTGTAGAAATTTTCAAAGATTCTCCATTATTTTCAGAAGAAAAACCGGGGTTTACATCTAAAGAAGAAGAGCTTAAGTTTTTATCTGCCAAAATCCAATATAAAAAGACTGATGGAAAAGTGATTGGCAAGCATCAGGGAGCCCAGTTTTTTACCATCGGACAAAGTAAAGGATTAGGTATCGGGGGGCATAAAGAAAGCTGCTTTATCATTTCCAGAGATATGGAAAACAATATTCTTTTTGTAGGAGAAGGGAGTCATTTTCCGGGGCTTTATAAAAAGGCCTTAAAAATTGACAATTCAGAGCTGCATTGGGTACGTGAAGATATGAGGCTTAAAAGCGGCGAGTCCATGGATGTGATGGCCAGATTCAGATACAGACAGCCTTTGCAAAAAGCTAAGCTTTATCAGTTTGAAGATGCTTTTTATGTGGAATTTGATGAGCCGCAGTCTGCTATAGCAGAAGGGCAGTTTGCGTCCTGGTATATCGGCGAAGAGCTTATCGGAAGTGGTGTCATTTCATAA
- a CDS encoding SufE family protein → MTIKEKQQEIIEEFAFLEDWEQKYEYIIDLGKELKGLSDDKKTEENLIKGCQSKVWIDAEFKDGKLFFNADSDGILPKGIVSLLVSIYSGHSTQEILDSDFEFISEIGLQEFLSPSRANGLMAMTKQIKFYAVAYQLKS, encoded by the coding sequence ATGACCATTAAGGAAAAACAGCAGGAAATAATCGAAGAATTCGCATTTCTTGAAGATTGGGAGCAGAAATATGAGTATATCATAGATCTTGGCAAGGAATTAAAAGGACTTTCGGATGATAAGAAGACAGAAGAAAACCTGATTAAAGGCTGCCAGAGCAAAGTATGGATTGATGCTGAATTTAAAGATGGAAAGCTTTTCTTTAATGCAGATTCTGACGGAATTCTTCCAAAGGGAATCGTTTCTCTTTTGGTGAGCATTTACAGCGGGCATTCTACACAGGAAATTTTAGATTCAGATTTTGAGTTTATTTCAGAAATAGGTCTTCAGGAGTTTCTTTCTCCTTCCAGGGCAAACGGATTAATGGCCATGACCAAGCAGATTAAATTTTACGCAGTCGCTTATCAGCTGAAATCGTAA
- a CDS encoding 2TM domain-containing protein, with translation MDYDTAYGKVQQLKKFYKNLVWFGIVTAIIIGNNWLDNGFHHRFFGGRLLLAIWAIILIIKAFSLFVLDDKWEKEILEKELKKQKSL, from the coding sequence ATGGATTACGATACTGCATACGGCAAAGTTCAGCAATTGAAAAAATTCTATAAAAACCTTGTATGGTTCGGCATTGTCACAGCAATTATCATTGGTAATAATTGGCTAGATAACGGGTTTCATCACAGGTTTTTCGGGGGACGTCTTTTGCTTGCCATTTGGGCGATTATTCTTATCATTAAAGCATTTTCTCTTTTTGTTTTAGATGACAAATGGGAAAAGGAAATCTTAGAAAAGGAACTTAAAAAACAAAAGAGCCTGTAG
- a CDS encoding glycosyltransferase, giving the protein MKKKIITSAFSNLYTDQRIEKVCRTLHENGYEVELIGNDWKGAEEMERPYPFSRIHLASKSLKTAYFEFNWKLYHVLKRKADRNTILHANDVDALLSNYLIARKLNIPLVFDSHEIFSEMPAIQGKMSQKVWRYVEEKIIPQLQWMVTASESYAKWFRKKYGIDAVVVQNAPRKLDFTIEIPQNSPRIFLYQGALNPFRGIDKAIMAMHYLEGVIFKIAGDGPRKKEYEELVNREKLQHKVQFLGKLKPEDLRKITVTADVGMSIEENGGDSYLYSLPNKVLDCIQSRVPLILSDLPELRNIKNQFDIGEIIKNHHPENIAEAVKKVLEKGRKNYQLELEKASKVLCWENEEIQLLKVFQKAGLATGFR; this is encoded by the coding sequence ATGAAGAAAAAAATCATTACATCAGCTTTCAGTAATCTGTATACGGATCAGCGCATTGAAAAGGTTTGCAGGACCCTTCATGAAAACGGTTATGAGGTGGAGTTGATAGGAAATGATTGGAAAGGAGCCGAAGAAATGGAACGGCCTTATCCTTTTTCACGAATACATCTGGCTTCAAAAAGCTTAAAGACAGCCTATTTTGAGTTTAATTGGAAGCTTTACCATGTACTCAAAAGAAAAGCAGACCGGAATACCATTCTTCATGCTAATGATGTGGATGCCTTGTTATCAAACTATCTTATCGCCAGAAAGCTGAATATCCCGCTGGTTTTTGACAGCCATGAGATTTTTTCAGAAATGCCTGCCATTCAGGGCAAAATGTCACAAAAGGTGTGGCGGTATGTAGAAGAAAAGATTATTCCCCAGCTACAGTGGATGGTGACAGCCAGTGAAAGTTATGCAAAATGGTTCCGAAAAAAATACGGAATAGACGCTGTGGTGGTTCAGAATGCTCCAAGAAAACTGGATTTTACAATAGAAATTCCTCAAAATTCACCCAGAATATTTTTATACCAGGGAGCCCTTAATCCTTTCCGGGGAATTGATAAAGCCATTATGGCGATGCATTATCTGGAAGGAGTCATTTTTAAAATTGCCGGAGACGGTCCAAGAAAAAAAGAATATGAAGAACTGGTCAACAGGGAAAAGCTTCAGCATAAAGTTCAGTTTCTGGGAAAACTAAAACCCGAGGACTTAAGAAAAATAACCGTGACAGCAGATGTCGGAATGAGCATAGAAGAGAACGGGGGAGATAGCTATCTTTATTCATTGCCCAATAAGGTATTGGACTGTATCCAGTCAAGGGTTCCTTTAATTTTGTCTGATCTTCCCGAATTGCGAAATATTAAAAATCAGTTTGACATAGGAGAAATCATTAAAAATCATCATCCTGAAAATATTGCGGAAGCAGTAAAAAAGGTTTTGGAGAAAGGAAGAAAAAATTATCAGCTGGAGCTTGAAAAAGCATCCAAAGTGCTGTGTTGGGAAAATGAAGAAATACAATTATTAAAAGTTTTTCAAAAAGCAGGTTTGGCTACAGGCTTCAGGTAA
- a CDS encoding 2TM domain-containing protein, whose protein sequence is MRNLSENDIRYQEAKRMVKRIKGFYMSAFIYVAVNIFLLFLNYEGLKPGESIWHIEYFIVPVVWGAIQIFYGFTVFFPGFFLGKNWEDKKINELIDKYEDRVK, encoded by the coding sequence ATGAGAAATTTAAGTGAAAACGATATCCGCTACCAGGAAGCAAAAAGAATGGTGAAAAGAATCAAAGGGTTTTATATGTCTGCTTTTATTTATGTAGCAGTAAATATATTCCTCCTGTTTCTTAATTATGAAGGCTTGAAACCCGGGGAAAGCATTTGGCATATAGAGTATTTTATTGTTCCGGTTGTTTGGGGAGCTATCCAGATCTTCTACGGATTTACCGTTTTTTTTCCGGGATTCTTTCTGGGAAAGAACTGGGAAGATAAAAAAATTAATGAGTTGATTGATAAATATGAAGATAGGGTGAAATAA
- a CDS encoding ATP-dependent Clp protease ATP-binding subunit: MDYKFSQGLSQVFKQSKSEAKRLKSEFLNTEHLLLGIIKTENSAKEILQNLNADLTQIRRKIETLNTASLNPISEEVTNISFTKMADHAIKRAELECRQYKSNEINTVHLLLGILYKYEDPTSNILGAYDIDYEGVSREYQTMLKNSGQAPQMSAYDDDDEREEFEQMRKPTGNLGSAKSKTPTLDNFGRDLTSLARDGKLDPVIGREKEIERVSQILSRRKKNNPLLIGEPGVGKSAIAEGLALRIQQKKVSRVLYGKRVITLDLASLVAGTKYRGQFEERMKAIMTELEKNRDVILFIDELHTIVGAGSSTGSLDASNMFKPALARGEIQCIGATTLDEYRQYIEKDGALERRFQKVMVEPTSIEETIQILNQIKDKYEEHHNVIYTPEAIAACVNLTSRYITDRFLPDKAIDAMDEAGSRVYIKNMKVPTEIIDFEKKIEDIKELKQKAVKAQDYLEARKLKDEEERLQMELNSAQEKWDKDVKEKKETVTEENVAEVVSMMSGVPVTKVGKNELDKLAQMDGKLNGKVIGQEDAVKKVVKAIQRNRAGLKDPNRPIGTFIFLGTTGVGKTELAKVMARELFDSDEALIRIDMSEYMEKFAVSRLVGAPPGYVGYEEGGQLTEAVRRKPYAVVLLDEIEKAHPDVFNILLQILDEGHVTDSLGRKIDFRNTIIILTSNIGTRDLKDFGDGVGFGTSAKKSSSDNRARSTIENALKKAFAPEFLNRIDDIIIFNSLVQDDIKKIIDIELNKLYGRLEKLGYKVELTEEAKDFISEKGWDKDFGARPLKRAIQKYIEDLLAEMLVNKQLNEGETVVLDLNEAKDGLAGKTQKAKKSAAEKSSQS; encoded by the coding sequence ATGGACTATAAGTTTTCACAAGGTTTGAGCCAGGTGTTCAAACAAAGCAAAAGCGAAGCTAAAAGGCTGAAAAGTGAATTTCTCAATACAGAACATCTACTTTTAGGTATTATAAAAACGGAAAACTCTGCAAAAGAAATCCTTCAAAACCTTAATGCGGATTTAACACAAATCAGAAGAAAAATTGAAACTCTAAATACAGCAAGTCTTAATCCTATTTCTGAGGAGGTTACTAATATTTCTTTCACCAAGATGGCAGATCATGCCATTAAACGTGCAGAGTTAGAATGCCGGCAATATAAAAGCAATGAAATTAATACCGTTCATTTGCTTTTGGGTATTCTTTATAAATATGAGGATCCTACTTCAAACATTTTAGGAGCTTATGACATCGACTATGAAGGTGTTTCAAGAGAGTATCAGACTATGCTCAAAAATTCAGGACAAGCACCTCAGATGAGTGCATACGATGATGATGATGAGAGAGAAGAATTTGAGCAAATGAGAAAGCCTACAGGAAATTTAGGTTCTGCAAAAAGTAAAACGCCTACATTGGATAACTTTGGTAGAGACCTGACTTCTCTGGCAAGAGACGGAAAGCTGGACCCTGTAATCGGACGTGAAAAAGAAATTGAGAGGGTTTCCCAGATCCTATCACGAAGAAAGAAAAATAACCCTCTTCTCATTGGGGAACCGGGAGTTGGTAAATCTGCGATTGCAGAAGGACTGGCATTAAGGATTCAACAGAAAAAAGTCTCCAGGGTTCTTTACGGAAAACGTGTGATCACTTTAGATCTGGCCAGTTTAGTAGCCGGAACCAAATATCGTGGTCAGTTTGAAGAAAGAATGAAGGCCATTATGACTGAGCTGGAAAAGAACAGGGATGTCATCTTATTTATTGACGAGCTCCATACCATTGTAGGCGCCGGAAGTTCCACAGGAAGTTTGGATGCCTCCAACATGTTTAAGCCTGCCTTAGCAAGAGGGGAAATCCAATGCATCGGGGCTACGACGCTTGATGAATACCGTCAGTATATTGAAAAAGATGGAGCATTAGAAAGAAGATTCCAGAAAGTAATGGTGGAGCCTACTTCTATTGAGGAAACCATTCAGATTTTGAATCAGATCAAAGACAAGTATGAAGAACATCACAATGTAATTTATACGCCTGAAGCGATAGCCGCTTGTGTCAATTTGACATCAAGATATATAACAGACCGTTTTTTACCGGATAAAGCTATTGATGCGATGGATGAAGCAGGATCACGTGTTTACATTAAAAACATGAAAGTCCCTACGGAAATCATTGACTTCGAGAAAAAAATCGAAGACATCAAAGAATTAAAACAAAAAGCGGTAAAAGCCCAGGATTATCTGGAAGCCAGAAAGCTTAAAGATGAGGAAGAACGTCTTCAGATGGAACTTAACTCGGCTCAGGAAAAATGGGATAAAGACGTGAAGGAGAAAAAAGAAACCGTAACGGAAGAAAATGTAGCAGAAGTGGTTTCTATGATGAGCGGGGTGCCTGTAACAAAAGTAGGTAAAAACGAACTCGACAAACTTGCCCAGATGGACGGCAAACTGAACGGAAAAGTGATCGGTCAGGAAGATGCTGTGAAAAAAGTGGTAAAAGCCATTCAGAGAAACAGGGCCGGACTTAAAGATCCAAACCGTCCTATCGGTACCTTTATCTTCCTGGGGACAACCGGGGTAGGTAAAACCGAGCTGGCGAAAGTAATGGCAAGGGAATTATTTGATTCTGACGAAGCATTGATCAGAATTGATATGAGTGAATACATGGAAAAATTCGCTGTTTCAAGATTAGTAGGTGCGCCTCCGGGATATGTAGGATATGAAGAAGGTGGCCAGCTGACCGAAGCAGTAAGAAGAAAACCTTATGCTGTGGTTCTGTTGGATGAGATTGAAAAAGCTCACCCTGATGTATTCAATATCCTGTTGCAGATCTTGGATGAAGGACACGTTACAGATAGTTTAGGAAGAAAAATCGACTTTAGAAATACAATTATTATCCTTACTTCCAATATCGGAACAAGAGATCTCAAAGATTTCGGAGATGGTGTAGGATTCGGAACTTCAGCTAAGAAATCAAGTTCCGACAACAGAGCAAGAAGCACAATTGAAAATGCCCTTAAGAAAGCATTTGCTCCTGAATTCCTGAACAGAATTGATGATATTATTATCTTCAACTCTCTTGTACAGGATGATATCAAGAAAATTATTGATATTGAGCTTAATAAGCTGTACGGAAGACTTGAAAAATTAGGATATAAAGTAGAATTGACTGAAGAAGCCAAAGACTTTATTTCTGAAAAAGGATGGGATAAAGATTTCGGAGCAAGACCATTGAAACGGGCTATCCAGAAATATATTGAGGATTTATTGGCAGAAATGCTGGTGAATAAACAATTGAATGAAGGAGAAACCGTAGTTCTTGATCTTAATGAAGCCAAAGACGGTTTAGCCGGAAAAACACAGAAAGCCAAGAAATCTGCAGCTGAGAAGTCTTCTCAGTCTTAA
- a CDS encoding 2TM domain-containing protein, producing the protein MRRKNIIILLWISLGTTLFFFLFFNHEKTFRAFMITMLLSVMYTFVLGVGNGVINEFLNKRFPWSEATRTRAVLSIVSIIIGNFILVYFCNYMNYVVIQKTATAEEFFSPKYGFTNWFMINIALLITAFLHAKGFMEELRKTSRKEVVEQKLIAKSANAQFESLKNQLDPHFLFNSLNVLSALIDENPGKAQKFTASMSKIYRYVLEQKDKELVTVEDEIEFAKTYCDLLKTRFEDSVDFVFEIRQEDLRRYVVPLSLQLLLENCIKHNFATSSKPLIIRIFSENDTLCIENNLQVREQIKESSGIGLANIVQRYSLLTKKNVFIEKSEDYFKVKLPVLSNKPNIVSIKPENEDLAYERAKKRVKELKSFYGNLTSYCIVIPFLIIINLLTNPKHIWFYFPMFGWGIGVIAHGVSVFAIGKNWEDRKIREILEKQSKR; encoded by the coding sequence ATGAGACGTAAAAATATCATCATTTTACTTTGGATATCGCTGGGAACAACATTGTTTTTCTTTTTGTTTTTTAATCACGAAAAGACTTTCAGGGCTTTTATGATAACCATGTTGCTTTCAGTGATGTACACCTTTGTATTGGGAGTAGGAAACGGAGTGATTAATGAGTTTCTCAACAAAAGATTTCCATGGTCTGAAGCAACCCGGACAAGAGCCGTTTTGAGTATTGTTTCCATCATAATCGGGAATTTTATTCTGGTGTATTTCTGTAATTATATGAATTATGTTGTCATTCAGAAAACTGCCACTGCAGAAGAATTTTTCTCACCGAAATATGGTTTTACCAATTGGTTTATGATCAATATTGCTCTTTTGATCACAGCGTTCCTTCATGCTAAAGGCTTTATGGAAGAACTAAGAAAAACCTCAAGGAAAGAAGTCGTGGAACAGAAGCTTATTGCCAAATCCGCGAATGCTCAGTTTGAAAGCTTAAAAAATCAGCTGGATCCCCATTTCCTTTTTAATTCTCTGAATGTTCTGAGCGCTCTGATTGATGAGAACCCGGGAAAAGCACAAAAGTTTACTGCTTCGATGTCAAAAATTTACCGGTATGTACTTGAACAAAAAGATAAAGAGCTGGTAACCGTAGAGGATGAAATCGAATTTGCAAAAACTTATTGTGACCTCTTAAAAACAAGATTTGAAGACAGTGTAGATTTTGTTTTTGAAATACGCCAGGAAGACCTCCGGAGGTACGTAGTGCCCCTGTCTCTGCAACTGCTGCTGGAAAACTGTATTAAACATAACTTTGCAACATCTTCAAAACCCCTGATCATTAGAATCTTTTCGGAAAATGATACGCTTTGTATAGAAAACAACCTTCAGGTAAGAGAGCAGATCAAAGAAAGTTCAGGCATTGGACTTGCCAATATTGTACAGCGTTATTCCCTGCTTACCAAAAAAAATGTATTCATTGAAAAGTCTGAAGACTATTTTAAAGTAAAACTTCCGGTGCTTTCCAATAAACCTAATATAGTCAGCATTAAACCTGAAAATGAAGACCTGGCGTATGAAAGAGCAAAAAAGCGTGTGAAAGAACTTAAAAGCTTTTATGGAAACCTTACGTCTTATTGTATTGTTATTCCTTTTCTGATTATTATTAACCTTCTTACCAACCCAAAACATATCTGGTTCTATTTTCCGATGTTCGGCTGGGGAATAGGAGTGATCGCTCACGGAGTCAGTGTCTTTGCTATAGGAAAAAATTGGGAGGACAGGAAGATCAGAGAAATTCTTGAAAAACAAAGTAAACGATAA
- a CDS encoding methyltransferase family protein, which translates to MNVLQVLFAVSMAVWFVSEFLYKNILKSGKEDKKDKDKSTLNILWFAIPFSILGAVLVSHLTTLPIAGGSWIYYAGEGFVLIGIIFRFIIIRSLGKYFTVDVTIKQGHKIKKGGFYKYIRHPSYTFSLLTSLGLGLYLNNWLSMAFAVIPPFLAFTHRINIEEQALIEQFGDEYIQYRKNTKKLIPFIY; encoded by the coding sequence ATGAATGTGCTCCAGGTTTTATTTGCAGTTTCTATGGCCGTTTGGTTTGTCAGTGAATTTTTATACAAAAATATACTGAAGTCCGGCAAGGAAGATAAAAAAGATAAAGACAAATCCACTCTTAATATTTTATGGTTTGCTATTCCTTTTTCCATCCTGGGAGCCGTGCTGGTTTCCCACCTGACCACACTGCCGATTGCCGGTGGAAGCTGGATTTATTATGCAGGAGAAGGGTTTGTTCTTATCGGTATTATTTTCAGATTTATCATTATCAGGTCTCTTGGGAAATATTTTACAGTGGATGTTACCATTAAACAGGGCCATAAAATTAAAAAAGGAGGATTTTATAAATACATACGGCATCCTTCTTATACTTTTTCCCTGCTGACATCTCTTGGGCTTGGCTTATATCTGAATAATTGGCTGTCAATGGCTTTCGCGGTTATTCCCCCGTTCCTTGCTTTTACACACAGGATCAACATTGAAGAACAGGCTCTGATAGAACAATTTGGAGATGAATATATTCAATACAGAAAGAATACAAAGAAACTGATTCCGTTTATCTATTAG
- a CDS encoding glycine-rich domain-containing protein encodes METKIFVKDQSLWNRIQGFSLDAPDAAFPFSKKLAKEENWSRDFTAKAIEEYKKFVYLCCILPNGASPSKIVDKVWHMHLIYTQNYWEDFCPNILKRNLHHHPSKGGVEDQSKHRNWFIYTLKAYQQIFYMEAPKEIWLQNTPYKRSWWEKFRIIPLLGILLLMSSCLGEILSTITSLFISLMVAFIFGGLIGIYQGNNKQDDKNGGSCGGSSCSGGSSCGGGCGGGCGGCGGCGG; translated from the coding sequence ATGGAAACAAAAATATTTGTAAAAGATCAATCTCTTTGGAACCGGATTCAGGGGTTCTCCTTAGACGCTCCGGATGCTGCTTTTCCTTTTTCAAAGAAGCTGGCCAAAGAAGAAAACTGGAGCCGTGATTTCACAGCAAAAGCGATAGAAGAGTATAAAAAGTTTGTTTATCTCTGCTGTATTCTTCCCAATGGAGCCTCTCCAAGCAAGATCGTAGATAAAGTATGGCATATGCACCTGATCTACACCCAAAATTATTGGGAAGATTTTTGTCCCAATATTTTAAAAAGAAATCTTCACCATCATCCTTCAAAAGGAGGAGTAGAAGATCAATCTAAACATCGGAACTGGTTTATATACACCTTAAAAGCGTATCAGCAAATTTTTTATATGGAAGCACCAAAAGAAATCTGGCTTCAGAATACACCCTATAAAAGAAGCTGGTGGGAAAAATTCAGGATAATTCCGTTATTAGGCATTCTTTTGTTGATGTCATCCTGTCTTGGAGAGATTTTAAGTACAATTACCTCCTTGTTTATTTCACTTATGGTAGCTTTTATTTTTGGTGGGCTGATTGGAATATACCAGGGAAATAATAAACAAGATGATAAAAATGGCGGAAGCTGTGGCGGAAGTAGTTGTAGTGGTGGAAGCAGCTGCGGAGGAGGTTGCGGAGGTGGATGTGGCGGATGCGGGGGTTGTGGTGGATAA
- a CDS encoding 2TM domain-containing protein, protein MEILSNKETASYERAAKKVKELKKFYENLTSFCIVIPFLAFLNLMTTTGYLWFLWPMLGWGIGIAFHAVSVFGIGKSWEEKKIRELMEEEKEKPYYNFKKP, encoded by the coding sequence ATGGAAATTTTATCAAATAAAGAAACTGCTTCCTATGAAAGAGCAGCAAAAAAAGTAAAAGAATTGAAGAAGTTCTACGAAAACCTTACTTCTTTTTGTATTGTTATTCCCTTTCTGGCCTTTCTGAATCTTATGACTACAACCGGATATTTATGGTTCCTATGGCCGATGTTGGGCTGGGGTATCGGGATAGCATTTCATGCTGTCAGTGTTTTCGGAATTGGAAAAAGCTGGGAAGAAAAAAAGATCAGGGAACTGATGGAAGAAGAAAAAGAAAAACCTTATTATAACTTTAAAAAACCTTAG
- a CDS encoding methyltransferase family protein — MKTLDIVIYTGIIVWSLIEYYYLRFRRSGNGDQKVTDKIGLQRLWIIACFTRINPVLISILIKLPISDIIEFRYFGLAVFIGGVLLRALAIRNLGNFFTMDLTIKKDHLLITNGVYRYVRHPSYTAMLIGLIGIGLALNNWLSLLIGPLVFFLAFERRIADEERGLIGRFGNEYIQYQKRTKKWIPFIY; from the coding sequence ATGAAAACCTTAGACATCGTTATCTACACAGGGATTATTGTCTGGTCCCTGATCGAATATTATTACCTCAGGTTCCGGCGTTCCGGAAACGGAGATCAAAAAGTAACAGATAAAATAGGTCTTCAAAGGCTTTGGATTATTGCCTGTTTCACACGAATAAATCCGGTATTGATTTCAATACTTATAAAACTTCCTATTAGTGACATCATTGAATTCAGATATTTCGGGCTGGCAGTGTTTATAGGTGGAGTTTTACTAAGAGCATTGGCTATAAGAAATCTTGGAAACTTTTTCACGATGGATCTTACCATTAAAAAGGATCATCTGCTGATAACAAACGGAGTATACAGATACGTCAGGCACCCTTCTTATACGGCAATGCTTATCGGTCTTATAGGAATTGGTCTGGCTTTAAATAATTGGTTATCACTCTTAATAGGCCCTCTTGTATTTTTTCTGGCCTTTGAAAGGAGGATCGCAGATGAAGAGAGAGGTTTGATAGGAAGGTTTGGAAATGAGTATATCCAATATCAAAAAAGGACTAAAAAATGGATTCCTTTTATATATTAG
- a CDS encoding LytR/AlgR family response regulator transcription factor: MIKTVIIEDEKPASRKLERMLSNFPEIEVVAKIESVEEGVTWFSENEHPQLIFSDIVLGDGLSFDIFEKVPTKGFIIYTTAFDQYTLKAFKLNSIDYLLKPILEEDLAGAVEKFKSFIPANHDMGSRDIKQLIRKEKSILSRILVKIGYNLKIVQTHEVSCFFSENKIVYLQTEERVYPSDFTLEELEDILEDKKFFRVNRQFIINSDYIKNIHTSPYYKVDLSFQPQEEITVSRDRVKDFKDWLIS; the protein is encoded by the coding sequence ATGATCAAAACAGTGATTATTGAAGACGAGAAGCCAGCTTCAAGGAAATTAGAGAGGATGTTAAGTAACTTTCCTGAAATAGAGGTGGTTGCTAAAATAGAATCAGTGGAAGAAGGGGTAACCTGGTTTTCTGAAAATGAACATCCCCAGCTTATCTTTTCAGACATTGTTCTGGGAGACGGGCTTTCATTTGATATCTTTGAAAAAGTTCCCACCAAAGGTTTCATTATCTATACGACAGCGTTTGATCAGTATACCTTAAAAGCATTTAAATTAAACAGTATCGACTATCTTCTGAAACCAATTCTTGAAGAGGATCTTGCCGGTGCTGTTGAAAAATTTAAATCCTTTATTCCGGCTAATCATGATATGGGATCCCGGGATATCAAGCAGCTGATCAGAAAAGAAAAATCCATCCTTTCAAGAATCCTGGTAAAAATCGGATACAATCTGAAAATTGTTCAGACACACGAAGTAAGCTGCTTTTTCAGTGAAAACAAGATTGTTTATCTTCAGACGGAAGAGCGGGTATATCCTTCAGATTTCACATTGGAAGAGCTTGAAGATATTCTGGAAGATAAAAAATTTTTTCGTGTCAACAGACAGTTTATTATCAATTCTGACTATATAAAAAACATTCATACATCACCTTATTATAAAGTGGATCTCAGTTTTCAGCCCCAGGAAGAAATTACAGTAAGCAGGGATCGCGTTAAAGACTTTAAAGACTGGTTGATAAGTTAA